In one window of Echeneis naucrates chromosome 17, fEcheNa1.1, whole genome shotgun sequence DNA:
- the LOC115057564 gene encoding complement factor H-related protein 1-like, protein MCFKYLQLILLICFHGVIHAQRGDQSCAAADLDGGFFVPQQARYPSGTVLPYACDEGRKPAEDTWWATITCTNGKWSSTPMCIDQKACFPPTIPNGKYTESSDGWYEERHILRIRCDPGYEQLNQIATSSCLNGTWSSLPICEKSITSCSSPPQIPHAVIIQEYQEVFAADSKVVYQCETGYATEERHTNTSIYCVAGSWSWSETSSCSNGNANAAA, encoded by the exons atgtgctttaaatatttacaaCTTATTCTTCTCATATGTTTTCATGGAGTGATACATG CTCAACGTGGAGATCAGTCTTGTGCAGCTGCCGATCTGGATGGTGGTTTTTTTGTCCCTCAACAAGCAAGATATCCTTCTGGAACTGTTCTCCCTTATGCCTGTGATGAAGGCCGTAAACCAGCTGAAGACACTTGGTGGGCAACAATCACTTGTACAAATGGAAAATGGTCTTCTACACCAATGTGTATAG ATCAAAAGGCCTGTTTCCCACCAACTATCCCCAATGGGAAATACACTGAAAGCTCAGACGGTTGGTATGAGGAGAGACACATATTGAGGATAAGATGTGACCCAGGATATGAACAATTAAACCAGATTGCAACATCCAGCTGTTTAAATGGGACGTGGTCGTCTTTGCCTATCTGTGAGA aaagCATCACTTCATGTTCCAGCCCTCCTCAGATCCCTCATGCTGTAATAATTCAAGAATACCAGGAGGTTTTTGCTGCAGATTCAAAAGTGGTGTATCAATGTGAAACTGGATACGCTACAGAGGAAAGACACACCAACACATCCATCTATTGTGTAGctgggagctggagctggagtgaAACCTCATCATGCAGTAATGGAAATGCTAATGCCGCTGCATGA